A stretch of Phoenix dactylifera cultivar Barhee BC4 chromosome 16, palm_55x_up_171113_PBpolish2nd_filt_p, whole genome shotgun sequence DNA encodes these proteins:
- the LOC103717922 gene encoding probable receptor-like protein kinase At1g30570, which yields MKLSGLLLLLLVSVFLRLGQAQVKSFLVDCGSNSSISVDGRNWTGDSVPADNFTLSSPGVLASTAAISGDQLYGNLYKTARIFNASSSYNFSLVSGTYCIRLHFYAFSFENFNVNESAFDVMANSLKLVSKFDVPGEIYWKNMRSNSTDTSLVKEYFLGISSNKLQIEFIPDSGSFAFVNAMEVIPVLHKLFTDSANKVGGLKSSLPLMDHGIETMYRLNVGGPKIKSIEDQSVWRRWESDERFMFSLNTANTISNTSTVTYASANDTSIAPLLVYETGRTMIDNDVLEKRFNMSWKFDVDPNFDYLVRLHFCEVIYDKPNMRIFRIYINNKTAAENYDVFVKAGGKNKAYHEDYVDAVSQQIDTLWLQLGPDSSTSASGTDALLNGLEIFKLSHNGNLAHAPGRIDTGRGGLPATKQKSKVLWAAIVAGVGSVIAIMILSAIFMCHCIRKKKTPPEEKSNPSGWLPPFLHGTMGSTSKAQALKSSPNSKGSMAANRMGRRFTIAEIRAATKNFDEALIIGSGGFGKVYKGELEEGNLVAVKRAHPQSEQGLKEFETEIEMLSKLRHRHLVSMIGYCDEQNEMILVYEYMANGTLRSHLFGSDLPPLTWKQRLDACIGAARGLHYLHTGAERGIIHRDVKTTNILLDENFVAKMADFGLSKDGPALDHTHVSTAVKGSFGYLDPEYFRRQQLTQKSDVYSFGVVLFEVVCARPVINPSLPRDQINLAEWAVHWQRQQSIETIIDPRLEGNYSPESLKKFGDIAEKCIADEGKNRPTMGEVLWHLEYVLQLHEAYMRSTDANSYSGSQMRFADMSLSLPGITEGEEEASLEAENIVENSVEPKADGC from the coding sequence ATGAAGCTCTCTGGGCTTCTTTTACTGCTTTTAGTTTCGGTTTTTCTGAGACTTGGACAAGCTCAAGTGAAATCTTTTCTGGTTGATTGTGGATCTAATTCCAGCATTAGTGTTGATGGAAGAAATTGGACTGGAGATTCAGTTCCTGCTGATAATTTTACCCTGAGCTCTCCTGGAGTCCTTGCATCGACTGCCGCGATCAGCGGAGATCAGCTGTATGGAAATTTGTATAAAACTGCCCGGATCTTCAACGCATCGTCAAGCTACAACTTCAGCTTGGTGTCTGGGACTTATTGCATTAGGCTTCACTTCTATgctttctcctttgaaaactttaATGTTAATGAGTCTGCCTTCGATGTCATGGCAAACAGTCTGAAGTTGGTATCCAAGTTCGATGTCCCAGGGGAGATTTACTGGAAGAACATGAGGAGCAACTCCACTGACACCTCTCTGGTGAAAGAATACTTCCTTGGTATCAGTTCAAACAAGCTGCAGATTGAGTTTATTCCTGACTCTGGGTCATTTGCCTTTGTGAATGCTATGGAAGTGATTCCAGTCCTCCATAAGTTGTTTACTGATTCTGCGAACAAAGTGGGTGGTTTAAAGAGTTCTCTGCCTTTGATGGACCATGGGATTGAGACCATGTATAGGTTGAATGTGGGAGGGCCTAAGATAAAATCCATTGAAGATCAAAGTGTTTGGAGAAGATGGGAATCAGATGAGAGGTTcatgttttctttgaatactgCAAATACTATTTCTAATACTTCAACTGTAACCTATGCCTCGGCTAATGATACTTCGATTGCACCTCTATTAGTCTATGAAACAGGGAGGACAATGATTGATAATGACGTTCTTGAGAAGAGATTCAACATGTCATGGAAGTTTGATGTGGATCCAAACTTTGATTACTTAGTCCGGTTGCACTTTTGTGAGGTGATATATGATAAACCAAACATGAGAATTTTCAGgatttatataaataataagACAGCAGCTGAGAACTACGATGTGTTTGTCAAGGCAGGTGGGAAGAACAAAGCCTATCATGAGGACTATGTTGATGCTGTTTCACAGCAGATCGACACTCTGTGGCTTCAGCTGGGCCCAGACTCATCTACAAGTGCTTCGGGTACTGATGCACTTCTAAATGGTCTGGAGATCTTCAAGCTCAGCCACAatgggaatcttgctcatgctcCAGGGAGAATTGACACTGGTAGGGGAGGTTTGCCTGCTACAAAGCAAAAGAGTAAGGTTCTATGGGCAGCAATTGTTGCAGGTGTTGGTTCAGTCATTGCTATTATGATACTGTCTGCTATTTTTATGTGCCATTGCATTCGTAAGAAGAAAACACCTCCAGAGGAAAAGAGCAATCCTTCCGGTTGGCTCCCACCCTTCCTTCATGGGACCATGGGAAGCACCTCAAAGGCCCAAGCATTGAAATCATCTCCAAATTCTAAAGGATCAATGGCTGCTAATAGGATGGGCAGAAGGTTCACCATTGCAGAAATTAGAGCAGCAACCAAAAATTTTGATGAGGCCTTAATTATTGGAAGTGGAGGTTTTGGTAAGGTCTACAAGGGTGAGCTCGAAGAGGGGAACCTGGTCGCAGTCAAACGGGCACATCCACAATCTGAGCAGGGCCTAAAGGAATTTGAAACTGAAATAGAAATGCTGTCAAAGCTCCGTCACCGGCACCTTGTCTCCATGATTGGGTATTGTGATGAACAAAATGAGATGATTTTAGTTTATGAATACATGGCAAATGGGACTCTGAGAAGCCATCTCTTTGGGAGTGATCTCCCACCTCTCACGTGGAAGCAGCGGCTCGATGCATGCATTGGTGCTGCACGCGGGCTTCACTACCTTCACACAGGTGCAGAGAGGGGTATAATCCACCGGGatgttaagactacaaatataTTGTTGGACGAAAATTTTGTTGCAAAAATGGCAGATTTCGGGCTGTCGAAAGATGGCCCGGCATTGGACCACACCCATGTCAGTACCGCTGTGAAGGGAAGTTTTGGGTATCTTGATCCTGAGTACTTCCGACGTCAACAACTAACTCAGAAATCAGATGTATATTCTTTTGGTGTGGTTCTCTTTGAAGTTGTGTGCGCTAGGCCAGTTATAAATCCAAGCTTGCCGAGGGATCAGATTAACCTTGCTGAATGGGCAGTCCATTGGCAACGCCAGCAGTCAATTGAGACCATCATAGACCCCCGTCTGGAAGGAAATTATTCACCTGAATCCTTGAAAAAGTTTGGTGATATTGCAGAGAAATGCATTGCTGATGAGGGAAAGAACCGCCCTACAATGGGTGAGGTCTTGTGGCACTTGGAGTATGTCTTGCAGCTGCATGAAGCTTATATGCGAAGTACAGATGCCAATTCCTATTCAGGGAGTCAGATGAGGTTTGCTGATATGTCTCTTAGTCTTCCAGGCATCacagagggagaagaggaagctTCTTTAGAAGCAGAAAACATTGTTGAAAATTCTGTAGAGCCGAAAGCTGATGGATGCTGA
- the LOC103717924 gene encoding uncharacterized N-acetyltransferase p20-like: MEREVNTEESEKATPQISLRPFVLSDVDDFMVWASDDKVSKFCTWDTYTNKDDLLKYVKETVLPHPWFRSICVGGRPVGAISVSLGSGEERFRGELGYVLGSEYWGKGIVTAAVRLVVGSIFKEVEGLERVSALVDVDNKASQRVLQKVGFHKEGVLRKYAILKGSIRDMVMYSFISTDPLVG; encoded by the coding sequence ATGGAACGAGAGGTGAACACGGAGGAAAGCGAGAAGGCGACGCCGCAGATCTCCCTCCGCCCTTTCGTCCTCTCGGACGTGGACGATTTCATGGTGTGGGCTTCCGACGACAAGGTGAGCAAATTCTGCACCTGGGACACTTACACTAACAAGGATGACCTCCTCAAGTACGTGAAGGAGACGGTGCTGCCCCACCCCTGGTTCCGCTCTATCTGCGTCGGCGGCCGCCCCGTGGGGGCCATCTCCGTCAGCTTGGGCTCCGGCGAGGAGCGGTTCCGGGGCGAGCTCGGGTACGTGCTGGGGTCCGAGTACTGGGGGAAGGGGATTGTGACGGCGGCGGTGAGGCTGGTGGTGGGCTCCATATTTAAGGAGGTGGAAGGACTGGAGAGGGTGAGTGCCTTGGTGGACGTGGACAACAAGGCATCCCAGAGGGTGTTGCAGAAGGTTGGCTTTCATAAGGAGGGAGTGCTCCGAAAGTATGCGATTCTTAAAGGAAGTATTAGGGACATGGTGATGTATAGCTTCATATCCACTGACCCCTTGGTTGGGTAA